A window of Cryptomeria japonica chromosome 3, Sugi_1.0, whole genome shotgun sequence contains these coding sequences:
- the LOC131874582 gene encoding uncharacterized protein LOC131874582 isoform X2 produces the protein MRQYTEQKELHRPGITRFATNFLTLQSMLRSKPALRRMIVGEEWSSSSYATTPAGIEMADCIFDEQGFWVPCDEIVKFVKPLVVLLRVADGDKPAMGYIYEGMDRAKEAIKFVYGADESEYGPIWEIIDRRWHHQLHRPIHAAAYYLNPAFRFIPSFKADAEVLNGLYAIMEKMGPAGTSQIDLFRELQMFSDAQGETFSRPVAKHARTTMMPETPNVQKLAIRILSQPCSASGCERNWGMFEHIHSKRRNRLSVEKMNDLVFVHYNLCLRMRKNATVDMSPIILDEVDLEAEWANENQTAPGTPTAVFSDDDIDWIDQVDIEAEAVAMVEEE, from the exons atgagacaatacacagagcagaaggagttgcatcgtccaggaatcacaagatttgccacaaacttcctcacattgcagtccatgcttaggtctaagcctgccttgagacgtatgattgttggtgaggagtggtcttcctcatcctatgctaccacccctgcagggatagagatggcagactgcatttttgatgagcaaggcttttgggtcccttgtgatgagatagtgaag tttgttaagcccttggtggttttgttgcgagttgcggatggagataagcccgcaatgggctatatatatgagggcatggatagggcgaaggaggccatcaaattcgtctatggagcagatgagagcgagtatggtcccatttgggagatcattgataggagatggcatcatcagctacataggcccatccatgcggcagcctattatctgaatccggcattccgttttatcccttctttcaaggctgatgcggaggtccttaatgggctatatgcaatcatggagaagatgggacctgccggtacttctcagatagacctttttcgagagctacagatgttctcagatgcacaaggggagaccttctctcgtcctgtcgccaaaCACGCTagaacaactatgatgccag agacaccaaatgttcagaagttggccattcgtatcttgagccaaccatgcagcgcatcaggttgtgagcgcaattggggtatgtttgagcacatacactccaagaggcgcaatagattatctgtggagaagatgaatgatctcgtctttgttcactacaacctctgcctgagaatgagaaagaatgcaacagttgacatgtctcctatcattctagatgaggttgatcttgaagcagagtgggccaatgagaatcagacagctcctgggactcctacagctgtatttagtgatgatgacattgattggatcgaccaggtagatatagaggctgaggctgtagccatggtagAGGAGGAGTAG
- the LOC131874582 gene encoding uncharacterized protein LOC131874582 isoform X1: MRQYTEQKELHRPGITRFATNFLTLQSMLRSKPALRRMIVGEEWSSSSYATTPAGIEMADCIFDEQGFWVPCDEIVKFVKPLVVLLRVADGDKPAMGYIYEGMDRAKEAIKFVYGADESEYGPIWEIIDRRWHHQLHRPIHAAAYYLNPAFRFIPSFKADAEVLNGLYAIMEKMGPAGTSQIDLFRELQMFSDAQGETFSRPVAKHARTTMMPDHWWNFFGPETPNVQKLAIRILSQPCSASGCERNWGMFEHIHSKRRNRLSVEKMNDLVFVHYNLCLRMRKNATVDMSPIILDEVDLEAEWANENQTAPGTPTAVFSDDDIDWIDQVDIEAEAVAMVEEE; this comes from the exons atgagacaatacacagagcagaaggagttgcatcgtccaggaatcacaagatttgccacaaacttcctcacattgcagtccatgcttaggtctaagcctgccttgagacgtatgattgttggtgaggagtggtcttcctcatcctatgctaccacccctgcagggatagagatggcagactgcatttttgatgagcaaggcttttgggtcccttgtgatgagatagtgaag tttgttaagcccttggtggttttgttgcgagttgcggatggagataagcccgcaatgggctatatatatgagggcatggatagggcgaaggaggccatcaaattcgtctatggagcagatgagagcgagtatggtcccatttgggagatcattgataggagatggcatcatcagctacataggcccatccatgcggcagcctattatctgaatccggcattccgttttatcccttctttcaaggctgatgcggaggtccttaatgggctatatgcaatcatggagaagatgggacctgccggtacttctcagatagacctttttcgagagctacagatgttctcagatgcacaaggggagaccttctctcgtcctgtcgccaaaCACGCTagaacaactatgatgccag atcattggtggaacttttttggcccagagacaccaaatgttcagaagttggccattcgtatcttgagccaaccatgcagcgcatcaggttgtgagcgcaattggggtatgtttgagcacatacactccaagaggcgcaatagattatctgtggagaagatgaatgatctcgtctttgttcactacaacctctgcctgagaatgagaaagaatgcaacagttgacatgtctcctatcattctagatgaggttgatcttgaagcagagtgggccaatgagaatcagacagctcctgggactcctacagctgtatttagtgatgatgacattgattggatcgaccaggtagatatagaggctgaggctgtagccatggtagAGGAGGAGTAG